In Allocoprobacillus halotolerans, a genomic segment contains:
- a CDS encoding CDP-glycerol glycerophosphotransferase family protein, whose translation MFILRKIKKLAGKIIRILYKLTYRFISIDDKLVIFISFHGRGYSDNPRAIYEQMKKDERFKDYRFIWFIKNHKKKDIQIDGAEIKEYFSLPYFYYMSKAKYWIINCKMPTYICKKENQVYLQTWHGTPLKRLAHDIIAPEDATFYRSGVSFEQMTRSYDIDVERYNYMISPNAFCTEVFQTSFRINRKRLIETGYPRNDFITNATEDDIRNLKLKYNLPLDKKIVLYAPTWRDNSYVASGYTFELEADFHKWKEILGDDYIVVFKPHYLIINKYENDDSLTGFLYSMKAEAEINELYVLSDILITDYSSVFFDYAVLNRPIYFYMYDLEQYKGELRGFYLDIYTELPGKIYEDESNLLLDIKNQVYDYSHLETFNQRFSAWQTGDCAKKVIDIVFKECL comes from the coding sequence ATGTTTATTTTAAGGAAAATAAAAAAATTAGCAGGAAAGATTATTAGAATATTATATAAATTGACTTATAGATTTATTTCTATTGATGATAAATTAGTTATATTTATATCTTTTCATGGTAGAGGATATTCTGATAATCCAAGAGCTATTTATGAACAAATGAAAAAGGATGAAAGATTTAAGGATTATAGATTTATTTGGTTTATTAAAAATCATAAAAAGAAAGATATACAGATTGATGGGGCAGAAATTAAAGAATATTTTAGTTTACCTTACTTTTATTATATGTCTAAAGCAAAGTATTGGATTATTAATTGTAAAATGCCTACATATATATGTAAAAAAGAAAATCAAGTTTATTTACAAACTTGGCATGGGACACCTTTAAAAAGATTAGCACACGATATAATTGCACCGGAAGATGCTACATTTTATAGATCAGGTGTGTCATTTGAACAAATGACAAGATCATATGATATAGATGTTGAAAGATACAATTATATGATTTCTCCTAATGCTTTTTGTACAGAAGTCTTTCAAACGTCATTTAGAATTAATCGCAAACGTTTAATTGAAACAGGTTATCCAAGAAATGATTTTATTACGAACGCAACTGAAGATGATATTAGAAATCTAAAATTAAAATACAATTTACCATTAGATAAAAAAATTGTTTTATACGCTCCAACATGGCGTGATAACTCATACGTGGCTTCTGGCTATACTTTTGAATTAGAAGCAGATTTCCATAAATGGAAAGAAATACTTGGAGATGACTATATTGTTGTTTTTAAACCACATTATTTGATTATTAATAAATATGAGAATGATGATTCTTTAACAGGTTTTTTATATTCTATGAAAGCTGAAGCAGAAATTAATGAATTATATGTTTTAAGTGATATTTTAATTACTGATTACTCTAGTGTATTCTTTGATTATGCAGTTTTAAATAGACCAATTTATTTTTATATGTATGATTTAGAACAGTATAAAGGTGAATTGAGAGGTTTTTATTTAGATATATATACTGAATTGCCTGGTAAGATTTATGAAGATGAATCAAATTTATTATTAGATATTAAAAATCAAGTCTATGATTATTCTCATTTAGAAACTTTTAATCAAAGATTTAGTGCATGGCAAACAGGTGACTGTGCGAAGAAAGTCATTGATATTGTATTTAAAGAATGTTTATAA